One genomic window of Deinococcus arcticus includes the following:
- a CDS encoding right-handed parallel beta-helix repeat-containing protein — translation MTTHFLSVALLGLTLLLGACTSPTAAPPASPPAAGPAQDTPAAPVPTTGRLLTVGPGKTYATIRAAVAASRDGDTVRVDPGTYTNDFFEVSTRITIESTSGLARLVATVQAPNGKAIITTNTDVTLRGLELTGARVPDRNGAGVRYQGGHLVIEDSYLHGNENGLLAGSAPLGSIRITRSEFARNGLGDPGQTHNLYVGEVGQLTFDRSYSHSAAVGHEFKSRARRTTITNSRLFDLQGTASYSIDVPNGGTLTVTGNVIEQGAQSQNSAILTYGTEGLLREGRTVTIADNVVVNRRASALGLLNPAKVPMTVTNNTLYGLSVSQFLNGTSGTVSGNVVTTTAPVLDTSHPFMR, via the coding sequence ATGACGACCCATTTCCTTTCCGTTGCCCTGCTTGGTCTGACGCTTCTGCTGGGCGCCTGCACGTCCCCCACCGCCGCGCCGCCAGCGTCGCCGCCTGCGGCTGGTCCTGCACAGGACACGCCGGCGGCTCCAGTCCCCACCACCGGGCGGCTGCTGACGGTGGGCCCCGGCAAGACCTACGCCACCATCCGCGCCGCCGTGGCGGCCTCGCGCGACGGCGACACCGTTCGGGTGGACCCCGGCACCTACACCAACGATTTTTTCGAGGTCAGCACCCGCATCACCATTGAGAGCACCAGTGGGCTGGCGCGGCTGGTGGCCACCGTGCAGGCGCCCAACGGCAAGGCCATCATCACCACGAACACCGACGTGACCCTGCGTGGCCTGGAATTGACGGGTGCCCGGGTGCCAGACCGCAACGGCGCGGGTGTGCGCTACCAGGGTGGGCACCTTGTCATTGAGGACAGCTATCTGCACGGCAACGAAAACGGCCTGCTGGCTGGCAGCGCGCCGCTGGGCAGCATTCGCATCACCCGCTCAGAGTTTGCCCGCAATGGCCTGGGCGACCCGGGCCAGACCCATAACCTGTATGTGGGCGAGGTGGGGCAGCTGACCTTTGACCGCAGTTACTCCCACAGCGCCGCCGTGGGCCACGAATTCAAAAGCCGGGCACGCCGCACCACGATCACGAACAGCCGCCTGTTCGACCTGCAGGGCACGGCCAGCTACAGCATTGACGTGCCCAATGGCGGCACGCTCACCGTGACCGGGAACGTGATTGAGCAGGGCGCCCAGAGCCAGAACTCTGCGATCCTGACCTACGGCACCGAGGGCCTGCTGCGGGAAGGCCGCACGGTGACGATTGCCGACAACGTGGTGGTCAACCGCCGCGCCAGCGCCCTGGGCCTGCTGAACCCGGCCAAGGTGCCCATGACCGTCACGAACAACACGCTGTATGGCCTGAGCGTGTCGCAATTCCTGAACGGCACCTCGGGCACCGTGTCGGGCAATGTGGTCACCACGACCGCACCGGTGCTGGACACCTCGCATCCGTTCATGCGCTGA
- the aceA gene encoding isocitrate lyase translates to MTTNPPVPNPRTPAEILEKTWQTEERWQGIRRNYSAEEVVKLRGSLPIEHTLARHGAQKLWRAMKDEPFVNALGALTGNQAMQQVKAGLKAIYLSGWQVAGDANNAGQMYPDQSLYPASSVPEVVKRINNTLRRADQIQHSEGKSDTDFFVPIVADAEAGFGGPLNAFELMKAMIEAGAAGVHFEDQLASEKKCGHLGGKVLVPTSQFIRTLNAARLAADVSGVPTVLIARTDADAANLLTSDIDENDRPFCTGERTPEGFYYVKPGIEQAIARALAYAPYADVIWCETSVPNLEDARKFAEAVHEKFPGKLLAYNCSPSFNWKKNLDDETIAKFQVELGRLGYKFQFITLAGFHSLNMSMFDLAYGYARTQMSAFVELQEREFAAQERGFTAVKHQREVGTGYFDLVAQAAGGGQSSTTALAGSTEAQQFGKERELIGAHD, encoded by the coding sequence ATGACCACCAACCCCCCCGTTCCCAACCCCAGAACACCCGCTGAAATTCTGGAAAAAACCTGGCAGACCGAGGAGCGCTGGCAGGGCATCCGGCGCAACTACAGCGCCGAGGAGGTGGTCAAGCTGCGCGGCAGCCTGCCCATCGAGCACACCCTGGCCCGGCACGGCGCCCAGAAGCTGTGGCGCGCCATGAAAGACGAGCCCTTCGTGAATGCCCTGGGCGCCCTGACCGGCAATCAGGCCATGCAGCAGGTGAAAGCGGGCCTCAAGGCCATCTACCTCTCGGGCTGGCAGGTGGCGGGCGACGCCAACAACGCCGGGCAGATGTACCCCGACCAGAGCCTCTACCCCGCCTCCAGCGTGCCGGAGGTGGTCAAGCGCATCAACAACACCCTGCGCCGGGCCGACCAGATTCAGCACAGCGAGGGCAAGAGCGACACCGATTTCTTCGTGCCCATCGTGGCCGACGCCGAGGCTGGTTTTGGCGGCCCCCTGAACGCCTTTGAACTCATGAAGGCCATGATCGAGGCGGGCGCGGCCGGGGTGCATTTTGAAGACCAGCTGGCCAGCGAAAAGAAGTGCGGTCACCTGGGCGGCAAGGTGCTGGTGCCCACCAGCCAGTTCATCCGCACGCTGAACGCCGCCCGACTGGCCGCCGACGTGAGCGGCGTGCCCACCGTCCTGATCGCCCGCACCGACGCCGACGCCGCCAACCTGCTGACCAGCGACATTGACGAGAATGACCGGCCCTTCTGTACCGGTGAGCGCACGCCCGAAGGCTTCTACTACGTGAAGCCCGGCATTGAACAGGCCATTGCCCGCGCCCTGGCCTACGCCCCCTACGCCGACGTGATCTGGTGCGAGACCAGCGTGCCGAACCTGGAAGACGCCCGCAAGTTTGCCGAAGCGGTGCACGAGAAGTTCCCCGGCAAGCTGCTGGCCTACAACTGCTCGCCCAGCTTCAACTGGAAAAAGAACCTGGATGACGAGACGATTGCCAAATTCCAGGTGGAACTGGGCCGCCTGGGGTACAAGTTCCAGTTCATCACCCTGGCCGGCTTCCACTCGCTGAACATGAGCATGTTCGATCTGGCCTACGGCTACGCCCGCACCCAGATGAGCGCCTTCGTGGAACTGCAGGAGCGCGAATTTGCGGCCCAGGAACGCGGCTTCACGGCCGTCAAGCACCAGCGCGAAGTGGGCACCGGCTACTTTGATCTGGTGGCGCAGGCGGCCGGCGGCGGCCAGAGCAGCACCACCGCCCTGGCCGGCAGCACCGAGGCCCAGCAGTTTGGCAAGGAACGGGAGCTGATCGGCGCCCACGACTGA
- a CDS encoding hemolysin family protein — protein MNDLFGVLALFFLVLMNGFFVAAEFALVSVRRTRIDQLAEEGNATARVTQRALQNLDLYIAATQLGITMASLAIGFVAEPAIEHLIEPLFPEGQFTEGQIKAISFGVAFAISTVLHIVFGELAPKTWALQRSEQVSLIVTRPLLIFTTIFKGVIKGLNAMGNGVVRLFGLRGVSGHHTAYSEEEIRMIVSASSQEGVLEDDEKELVYNVFDLSDTTVREVMTPRIEMVLADSAAPLRRLLDMHAEHGYSRIPVFQDTPDNIVGVVHTSDVLAHLDALDHTLIADIMRPVFFVPEGMKIKDLLAKMRDKKSHLSIVVDEFGGTSGLVTLEDALEEIVGEIYDETDEEEVPMIEVIGEGMYLMDASLTVGEVEERLGSNIEDGEGEFDTLSGFMTSHFGDIPEAGQHFTHNGWTFTVEAADQRRVTRVRVERALNPDPLDSESGHE, from the coding sequence ATGAATGACCTGTTTGGTGTTCTTGCCCTGTTTTTCCTGGTGCTGATGAACGGCTTTTTTGTGGCGGCCGAGTTCGCTCTGGTCAGCGTGCGCCGCACGCGCATTGACCAGCTGGCCGAGGAAGGCAACGCGACCGCGCGTGTCACGCAACGCGCGCTGCAAAACCTCGACCTGTACATTGCCGCGACCCAGTTGGGCATCACCATGGCCAGTCTGGCCATTGGTTTCGTGGCCGAGCCAGCCATTGAGCACCTGATTGAGCCGCTGTTTCCCGAGGGACAATTCACGGAAGGGCAGATCAAGGCCATCTCCTTTGGCGTGGCTTTTGCCATCAGCACCGTGCTGCACATCGTCTTTGGCGAGCTGGCCCCGAAAACCTGGGCCCTGCAGCGCAGCGAGCAGGTGAGCCTGATCGTTACGCGTCCACTGCTGATTTTCACCACCATCTTCAAGGGGGTCATCAAGGGCCTGAACGCCATGGGCAACGGCGTGGTGCGCCTGTTTGGCCTGCGCGGGGTCTCGGGGCACCACACCGCCTATTCCGAAGAGGAAATCCGCATGATCGTCAGCGCCTCCAGCCAGGAAGGCGTGCTGGAAGACGACGAGAAGGAACTGGTCTACAACGTCTTTGACCTCTCGGACACCACGGTGCGCGAGGTCATGACGCCGCGTATCGAGATGGTGCTGGCCGACAGCGCCGCGCCCCTGCGCCGGCTGCTGGACATGCACGCTGAACATGGTTACTCGCGCATTCCGGTGTTTCAGGACACGCCCGACAACATCGTGGGCGTGGTGCACACCAGCGACGTGCTGGCCCACCTGGACGCCCTGGACCACACCCTGATTGCCGACATCATGCGCCCGGTGTTCTTTGTGCCTGAAGGCATGAAGATCAAGGATCTGCTGGCCAAGATGCGCGACAAGAAAAGCCACCTGAGCATCGTGGTGGACGAGTTCGGCGGCACCTCGGGGCTGGTGACGCTGGAAGACGCCCTGGAAGAGATCGTGGGCGAGATCTACGACGAAACCGATGAGGAAGAGGTGCCCATGATTGAGGTGATTGGCGAGGGCATGTACCTCATGGACGCCAGCCTGACCGTGGGCGAGGTGGAGGAGCGGCTGGGCAGCAACATCGAAGACGGCGAGGGCGAATTTGATACCCTGAGCGGCTTCATGACGAGCCACTTCGGCGATATTCCTGAAGCGGGCCAGCATTTCACCCACAACGGCTGGACCTTCACCGTAGAGGCCGCCGACCAGCGCCGCGTGACCCGCGTGCGGGTGGAGCGCGCCCTGAACCCCGATCCCCTGGACAGCGAGAGTGGCCATGAATAA
- a CDS encoding MDR family oxidoreductase: MSALPPTYRALRVVQDDQGPRAEFQTLPTAALPGGDLLIEVSHSSLNYKDGLAVLGRPGVLRAYPMTPGIDLAGTVLQDRSGRWAPGSGVVVTGWGIGERQDGGYAELARVQPEWAVALPPGTDAHWAMSVGTAGFTAMLAVLALEDHGLTPGDGEVLVTGAAGGVGSLAVALLAAAGQTVTASTGRMEETAYLQGLGAARVIHRDELPALTRPLEKERWAGVVDTVGGATLAGALASTRTHGSVAVCGLAGGSELRATVFPLILRGVNLLGVDSVTCPVPRREAAWARLARDLPAARLAGVTQTRALSEVPALAPEILAGRVRGRTVVDVRG, from the coding sequence ATGTCCGCGCTGCCCCCGACCTACCGCGCCCTGCGTGTCGTGCAAGACGATCAGGGCCCCCGCGCCGAGTTCCAGACCCTGCCCACGGCGGCCCTGCCGGGGGGCGACCTGCTGATTGAGGTCAGCCACTCCAGCCTGAATTACAAAGACGGGCTGGCGGTGCTGGGCCGCCCCGGTGTGCTGCGCGCCTATCCCATGACGCCCGGCATTGATCTGGCAGGTACGGTGCTGCAAGACCGCTCTGGCCGCTGGGCGCCCGGCAGCGGCGTGGTGGTGACGGGCTGGGGCATTGGCGAGCGGCAGGACGGCGGCTATGCCGAACTGGCCCGCGTGCAGCCGGAGTGGGCCGTGGCCCTGCCCCCCGGCACCGATGCCCACTGGGCCATGAGTGTGGGCACGGCCGGCTTCACAGCCATGCTGGCGGTGCTGGCGCTGGAAGACCACGGTCTCACCCCCGGGGACGGTGAGGTGCTGGTGACCGGCGCGGCAGGCGGCGTGGGCAGCCTGGCGGTGGCCCTGCTGGCGGCGGCGGGCCAGACCGTGACAGCCAGCACAGGGCGGATGGAGGAGACCGCCTATCTGCAGGGGCTGGGGGCCGCGCGGGTGATTCACCGCGACGAACTGCCGGCCCTGACCCGCCCGCTGGAAAAGGAGCGCTGGGCCGGGGTGGTGGACACGGTGGGCGGCGCCACCCTGGCCGGCGCCCTCGCCTCTACGCGCACCCACGGCTCGGTGGCGGTGTGCGGGCTGGCGGGCGGCAGCGAGCTGCGCGCCACGGTCTTTCCCCTGATTCTGCGCGGGGTGAACCTGCTGGGGGTGGATTCCGTGACCTGCCCGGTGCCGCGCCGGGAAGCGGCCTGGGCCCGGCTGGCGCGTGACCTGCCCGCCGCCCGGCTGGCCGGGGTGACCCAGACACGCGCCCTGAGCGAGGTGCCAGCCCTGGCCCCCGAGATTCTGGCGGGCCGGGTGCGGGGGCGCACTGTGGTGGACGTGCGGGGTTAA
- the cdd gene encoding cytidine deaminase — protein MNNRLNLTPDPQLLEGAKAAFQQAYAPYSRFRVGAALRTPDGRVYFGANVENASYGLGRCAEQSAVQAMATAGGRDFTDIVVYSEATPPASPCGACRQVLFEFAPDARVACTNQHGDVVSGYVKDFLPDGFRLEHRDDQEQSGPA, from the coding sequence ATGAATAACCGTCTGAATCTGACCCCCGATCCCCAGCTGCTGGAAGGCGCCAAGGCCGCTTTCCAGCAGGCATATGCCCCCTACAGCCGCTTCCGGGTGGGCGCCGCCCTGCGCACCCCGGACGGCCGGGTGTACTTTGGCGCCAACGTGGAAAACGCCAGCTACGGCCTGGGCCGCTGCGCCGAACAGAGCGCCGTGCAGGCCATGGCCACGGCGGGCGGGCGCGACTTTACAGATATCGTGGTCTATTCCGAGGCCACGCCGCCTGCCAGCCCCTGCGGCGCCTGCCGGCAGGTGCTGTTTGAATTTGCCCCGGACGCCCGCGTGGCCTGCACCAACCAGCACGGCGACGTGGTCAGCGGCTACGTGAAGGATTTCCTGCCCGACGGCTTTCGCCTGGAGCACCGGGACGACCAGGAGCAGAGCGGCCCGGCCTGA
- a CDS encoding S8 family serine peptidase, with protein MPKPTTCLPGFLLLTVLLGACQPPAPQPLQARTVALGQATSVRVDVPYAGRWRVQERPEWLSVSPQAGTGPVALTVTIDRARATPLKANLAELSAEIKLAWSAGEGSREKTGEVTWPVTARQFELRGRVVAPAQTQGNDAQAAPRVNPAPAPAARGVIVKYRAAAGQTGVRALQAAGVKVSSVQALGGTLTRLNVSDVDAALRTLRADPQVEYAVPNALLRAQGTLAQPVVPGDQYAGLQWSYALAGYAAVWRDMEAGSYSRPVTVAVIDSGVRFDHPDLKGQMWGPGEGALDVLDFEAGEKAGDPPRYDNGDGDGPDTDPTDAGDAGRTTGSHGTHVTGIIAARWGDHGASCEGCSPTGVVGATYKANVKVLPVRVIDSRGDATEADVALAIRYAAGLPVTLKGTTYRTPHAAQVINLSLGGELKAEAARPLCEAIADARAAGALVVAAAGNGYGTTPYYPAACEGAVAVGSVTLSGASAPVRSPFSNAYPQVQLSAPGGAEPYSANSFNGGKLNGSAFPDAIFSTDWNYKENRPMYTAQVGTSQASPQVAALAALLLSKGVTTGAADTLARLNATATDLGAKGRDDLFGFGMINAAAALNAPAVSSGLGLRLQHARGQSFQPALDPLGRFQAYLADGSYAVIGGTDRDSNGVYGETHELRDERQITLGEDTPSADVGDLNPR; from the coding sequence ATGCCCAAACCCACCACCTGCCTGCCCGGCTTTTTGCTGCTCACGGTTTTGCTGGGGGCCTGCCAGCCGCCGGCACCACAGCCCTTACAGGCCCGCACCGTTGCCCTGGGACAGGCCACCTCCGTGCGCGTGGACGTGCCGTATGCGGGCCGCTGGCGCGTACAGGAGCGCCCCGAATGGCTGAGCGTTTCGCCCCAGGCCGGCACTGGTCCCGTGGCCCTGACCGTCACCATTGACCGCGCGCGCGCCACGCCGCTCAAGGCCAATCTGGCCGAGCTGAGCGCCGAGATCAAGCTGGCGTGGTCAGCCGGCGAGGGCAGCCGGGAGAAAACCGGCGAGGTGACGTGGCCGGTCACGGCCCGCCAGTTCGAGCTGCGCGGCCGCGTGGTGGCCCCCGCCCAGACCCAGGGTAATGACGCCCAGGCCGCGCCCCGCGTGAACCCGGCGCCTGCCCCGGCGGCGCGCGGCGTGATCGTGAAATACCGCGCGGCCGCCGGCCAGACGGGCGTGCGGGCGCTGCAGGCCGCCGGGGTGAAGGTGAGCAGTGTGCAGGCGCTGGGCGGCACCCTGACCCGCCTGAACGTGAGTGACGTGGACGCGGCCCTGCGCACCCTGCGCGCCGACCCGCAGGTGGAATACGCGGTCCCCAACGCTCTTCTGCGCGCCCAGGGCACGCTGGCCCAGCCGGTGGTGCCGGGCGATCAGTACGCGGGGCTGCAGTGGAGCTACGCCCTGGCCGGTTACGCGGCCGTGTGGCGCGACATGGAAGCAGGCAGTTACTCGCGCCCCGTGACCGTGGCGGTCATTGACAGCGGCGTGCGCTTTGACCACCCGGACCTGAAAGGCCAGATGTGGGGCCCCGGCGAGGGCGCCCTGGACGTGCTGGACTTTGAGGCGGGCGAGAAGGCAGGCGATCCCCCCCGCTATGACAACGGCGACGGCGACGGTCCCGACACCGACCCGACCGACGCGGGCGATGCGGGCCGAACCACCGGCAGCCACGGCACCCACGTAACGGGCATCATCGCCGCGCGCTGGGGCGACCACGGCGCCAGCTGCGAGGGCTGCAGCCCCACCGGGGTGGTGGGCGCCACCTACAAGGCCAACGTGAAGGTGCTGCCAGTGCGCGTGATTGACAGCCGGGGCGACGCCACCGAGGCCGATGTGGCGCTGGCCATTCGCTACGCCGCTGGCCTGCCGGTGACCCTGAAAGGCACGACCTACCGCACCCCGCACGCCGCGCAGGTGATCAACCTGAGCCTGGGGGGCGAACTCAAAGCCGAGGCGGCCCGTCCTCTGTGCGAGGCCATTGCCGACGCCCGCGCCGCTGGCGCCCTGGTGGTGGCCGCCGCCGGCAACGGCTACGGCACCACGCCCTACTACCCGGCCGCCTGCGAGGGCGCCGTGGCGGTGGGCAGCGTGACCCTCTCGGGGGCCAGCGCGCCGGTGCGTTCGCCCTTCAGCAACGCCTATCCGCAGGTGCAGCTCTCGGCCCCCGGGGGCGCCGAGCCCTACAGCGCCAACAGCTTCAACGGCGGCAAGCTCAACGGCTCGGCCTTCCCGGACGCCATCTTCTCCACCGACTGGAATTACAAGGAGAACCGGCCCATGTACACCGCCCAGGTGGGCACCAGTCAGGCCAGCCCGCAGGTGGCGGCGCTGGCGGCCCTGCTGCTGAGCAAGGGCGTCACCACCGGCGCCGCCGACACGCTGGCCCGCCTGAACGCCACCGCCACCGACCTGGGCGCCAAGGGCCGCGACGACCTGTTCGGCTTTGGCATGATCAACGCGGCCGCCGCCCTGAACGCCCCGGCGGTCAGTAGTGGCCTTGGCCTGAGGCTGCAGCACGCGCGGGGCCAGAGCTTCCAGCCCGCGCTGGACCCGCTGGGGCGCTTCCAGGCGTATCTGGCAGACGGCAGCTACGCGGTCATTGGCGGCACCGACCGCGACAGCAATGGCGTGTACGGCGAAACCCACGAGCTGCGTGACGAACGGCAGATCACACTGGGCGAGGACACCCCCAGCGCCGACGTGGGCGACCTGAACCCGCGCTAA
- a CDS encoding histidine kinase N-terminal 7TM domain-containing diguanylate cyclase: MTQYTLTPDLLPTLLALAVTLLMAGNTLQRTTYALQRAFLGVLLATCVWLGADVLSLSASDAQARWDWGLAQFLGILTIPVAWLALVGRHLRPVPEPMPWPRLLALLAAPLLTLVLIGTNSAHQLIWQYPAGTVPAWGQVERTPLYWLLIVIYPNALLVWGAGQLLPAWRAGRGAERHQITLLLLAAVVPTVANTAYLLGVPVLPGGATPAPVFFALCLVPVAWGMMRYGLLRVAPLAHRQVVEQLADAVFVLDARGRILEVNERAARLAGRPAPALRGVQMGDVFQSWPQVAEDRPVEWRPGREVWELRLSTVRNARGNALGQAVVARDVTERAQEHARVQRLASEDTLTGLGNRRAFETDLARETARAGRHGLPLAVAMIDLDGLKGVNDRHGHAAGDALLSAFGRALPGAFRPEDRAYRLGGDEFALLLTHSAAGGEGAIHDRLGRIVQAVRAQGFPDIGASVGVAYFPHEGAGAALVNLADERMYVQKAQHRAARSRTKDQVP, translated from the coding sequence ATGACCCAGTACACCCTGACCCCGGACCTGTTGCCCACGCTGCTGGCGCTGGCGGTGACCCTGCTGATGGCCGGCAACACCCTGCAGCGGACCACGTACGCCCTGCAGCGGGCGTTTCTGGGCGTGCTGCTGGCCACCTGCGTGTGGCTGGGCGCCGACGTGCTGTCGCTTTCGGCCAGTGACGCGCAGGCGCGCTGGGACTGGGGGCTGGCGCAGTTTCTGGGCATTCTGACCATTCCGGTGGCGTGGCTGGCCCTGGTGGGCCGTCACCTGCGCCCGGTGCCCGAGCCGATGCCCTGGCCCCGGCTGCTGGCCCTGCTGGCCGCGCCCCTGCTGACCCTGGTTCTGATTGGAACCAACAGCGCGCATCAGCTGATCTGGCAGTACCCGGCGGGCACGGTGCCGGCGTGGGGACAGGTGGAGCGCACACCGCTGTACTGGCTGCTGATCGTGATCTATCCCAATGCGCTGCTGGTGTGGGGGGCCGGGCAACTGCTGCCTGCATGGCGCGCTGGGCGGGGCGCCGAGCGGCACCAGATCACCCTGTTGCTGCTGGCCGCCGTGGTGCCCACCGTGGCCAATACCGCCTATCTGCTGGGGGTGCCGGTGCTGCCGGGCGGCGCCACCCCCGCGCCGGTGTTCTTCGCGCTGTGTCTGGTGCCGGTGGCCTGGGGCATGATGCGTTACGGTCTGCTGCGGGTGGCGCCGCTGGCCCACCGACAGGTGGTAGAGCAGCTGGCCGACGCGGTGTTCGTGCTGGACGCCCGGGGCCGCATTCTGGAGGTCAATGAACGCGCCGCGCGGCTGGCAGGGCGACCGGCGCCGGCGCTGCGCGGCGTGCAGATGGGCGACGTGTTTCAGAGCTGGCCCCAGGTGGCCGAGGACCGCCCGGTGGAGTGGCGCCCCGGGCGCGAGGTCTGGGAGCTGCGGCTGTCCACCGTGCGCAACGCGCGGGGCAACGCCCTGGGGCAGGCGGTGGTGGCCCGCGACGTCACCGAGCGCGCCCAGGAACACGCCCGGGTGCAGCGGCTGGCCAGCGAGGACACCCTGACCGGCCTGGGCAACCGCCGCGCCTTTGAAACGGACCTGGCCCGTGAAACCGCGCGGGCCGGGCGCCACGGCCTGCCCCTGGCGGTGGCCATGATTGACCTGGACGGCCTGAAAGGAGTGAACGACCGCCACGGCCACGCTGCCGGCGACGCGCTGCTCTCGGCGTTTGGGCGGGCGCTGCCCGGGGCCTTTCGCCCGGAAGACCGCGCCTACCGGCTGGGCGGCGACGAATTTGCCCTGCTGCTGACCCACAGCGCCGCCGGGGGCGAAGGGGCCATTCACGACCGCCTGGGGCGCATTGTGCAGGCCGTGCGCGCGCAGGGCTTTCCCGACATAGGCGCCAGTGTGGGCGTGGCCTATTTTCCCCATGAAGGCGCCGGCGCCGCCCTGGTGAACCTGGCCGACGAGCGCATGTACGTCCAGAAAGCGCAGCACCGGGCCGCTCGAAGCCGGACCAAGGATCAGGTGCCATAA
- a CDS encoding HAD family hydrolase encodes MTLPVSARRHVAFDWGGVFTIGTFDGRSTQNVADRGGVPVERVRDSYFRHVRQLEVGAWTLPQFWAVLQEETGLQLPYEDFEPLYLGSIHDNAPMYATLAALPQAVRVGLLSNNYPVVSDHLRRDPRFARFGALVFSNELGHKKPAPEAFAALEQAMEVPAAQVAFVDDVQENIDAAVAAGFHGLLYHHDRHAEFEAALGRWLNG; translated from the coding sequence ATGACCCTGCCCGTTTCGGCCCGCCGCCACGTCGCCTTTGACTGGGGCGGCGTGTTCACCATAGGCACCTTCGATGGCCGCAGCACCCAGAATGTGGCGGACCGGGGCGGCGTGCCCGTGGAGCGCGTGCGCGACAGCTATTTCCGGCATGTCCGCCAGCTGGAGGTGGGCGCCTGGACCCTGCCGCAGTTCTGGGCAGTGCTGCAGGAGGAAACGGGCCTGCAGCTGCCCTACGAGGACTTTGAGCCGCTGTACCTGGGCAGCATCCACGACAACGCGCCCATGTACGCCACGCTGGCCGCGCTGCCCCAGGCCGTGCGGGTGGGCCTGCTGAGCAACAACTACCCCGTGGTCAGCGACCATCTGCGCCGCGATCCCCGGTTTGCCCGCTTCGGCGCCCTGGTGTTCAGCAACGAACTGGGCCACAAGAAACCAGCCCCTGAAGCCTTTGCCGCGCTGGAACAGGCTATGGAGGTGCCGGCCGCGCAGGTGGCCTTTGTGGACGACGTGCAGGAGAACATTGACGCGGCGGTGGCGGCTGGCTTTCACGGCCTGCTGTACCACCACGACCGGCACGCCGAATTCGAGGCGGCGCTGGGCCGCTGGCTGAACGGGTAA
- a CDS encoding DHH family phosphoesterase — protein MSGPSSYPDQLRAVARVLLAHPGPIVVLAHENPDGDALGSVLGLTRALRALGREVLAPMSVPRYLAFLPEPGELSEPLTAWPAGALAAVLDVDNNDPARVAGADLSVFEGPVVNVDHHGTNARRATAGVVEPSIPAAAMMVADLLEHLNVPLSAEIATPLMLGLVTDTGSFRFDSVTPETFACAARLRAAGARLGWLSDQLGRNPRTYYTLLREVLGTLEFLHGGRVVLARVTEEMLSRAGAAWDDVENYVGTLRNAEGAELAVMIKDYGERVKVSLRSRGDLSAQNIAVALGGGGHVPAAGATLNAPYEEARPQLDAAVAAELARADGAERRA, from the coding sequence ATGAGTGGCCCTTCTTCCTACCCAGACCAGTTGCGAGCGGTGGCCCGCGTGCTGCTGGCCCACCCTGGCCCCATTGTGGTGCTGGCCCACGAAAACCCCGACGGCGACGCGCTGGGCAGCGTGCTGGGCCTGACCCGCGCCCTGCGCGCCCTGGGCCGCGAGGTGCTGGCCCCCATGAGCGTGCCGCGCTACCTGGCGTTCCTGCCTGAACCCGGCGAGCTGAGTGAGCCGCTGACCGCGTGGCCCGCCGGCGCCCTGGCCGCCGTGCTGGACGTGGACAACAACGATCCGGCCCGGGTGGCCGGCGCCGACCTGAGCGTTTTTGAGGGACCGGTGGTGAACGTGGACCACCACGGCACGAACGCCCGCCGCGCCACCGCCGGGGTGGTGGAACCCAGCATTCCAGCGGCCGCCATGATGGTGGCCGACCTGCTGGAGCACCTGAACGTGCCCCTGAGCGCCGAAATCGCCACGCCGCTGATGCTGGGACTGGTCACCGACACCGGCAGCTTCCGCTTTGACAGCGTGACCCCGGAAACCTTCGCGTGCGCCGCGCGGCTGCGGGCAGCCGGCGCCCGGCTGGGCTGGCTCAGTGACCAGCTGGGGCGCAATCCGCGCACTTATTACACCCTGCTGCGCGAGGTGCTGGGCACCCTGGAATTCCTGCACGGCGGGCGCGTGGTGCTGGCCCGGGTCACCGAAGAGATGCTGAGCCGCGCCGGGGCCGCCTGGGACGATGTGGAAAACTACGTGGGCACCCTGCGCAACGCCGAGGGCGCCGAACTGGCTGTGATGATCAAGGACTACGGGGAGCGCGTGAAGGTTTCGCTGCGTTCACGCGGGGACCTGAGCGCCCAGAACATCGCGGTGGCCCTGGGCGGCGGCGGCCACGTTCCCGCCGCAGGCGCCACCCTGAACGCCCCCTACGAAGAGGCGCGGCCCCAGCTGGACGCGGCGGTGGCCGCCGAACTGGCCCGCGCCGACGGCGCAGAGCGGCGGGCCTGA